The SAR202 cluster bacterium genomic interval ATGTCCGACACCTGGTCGAACAACCATTGGATGGCGCCGAAACCTACGTTTTCGAAGTCGATGAGAACGGCAAGCTGCCGCTCTGAGTTCTGGGTGGCTACTACCATGAGGTTACACCCTGCCCTATCGAAATCATTTGATAAGCACTCCGTGCGTCATGAATGTTCCCCCTTGTGAGTGTGCGGTCGTTTGGCGGCCGTCTACAATTATATCCCGTCACCGTGGACTTACGGATTCCGCCGCGAAGGGGTGAGCAGCGAGTTCCGCAGGTCAAGCGTTTCCAGGCTAATCGCATGGCGCTGATGAATGTGGTGCACTATCGACAGGTCCAGGAAGCCTCGCAGCGCTTCGTCAAGGCTCTCTTTCGCAATGGGCAGGAGCGGCGCGAGCGCTGCCCAGCGGGCCACCTTGTGCGGCTCCAGCTTGTCGGCGAGGAAGACGACGCGCCCCACCACATCCATATTCCTGATGCCTGAGGTGTGCCACCGGACGGCCTGTATGACGCGCTCTTCCGTGATGCCCGCGTCAGAGAGCCACACGGCTGCGATGGGTCCGTGGAGAAGGATTGGGGATTTCTCCTCTACCTCGGAAATGTCCAGCCCCAGGCGTCGCGCCTCCAGAAGCAGGTCGCGGTCAGTCATGGCCCTCGCCAGGTCATGGGCAGCCGCGCTCAGGTCAACAAGGCCGGAGTCCACGCCGTGCGCCGCTGCAAGCTCACGAGCCAGCGCGCGGACCCGGTCTACATGCTCTTGCAGCCCCGCCGGCAGCAGCCCCAAGCGGTCCCGGACGGGACCCGGCAATTCTTGCGGCATTGCTATGCCATCATGCCCATCTGGCGGCCCGCCAGGATGTGAAGATGGAGGTGCGGCACCTGCTGCCCGGAGTTGGCGCCCTGGTTAATGACGAGCCGGTAGCCGGTCTTATCGATCCCCTGCTTCCTGGCCGTCTCCGCGGCGGCGCGGAACATCCCGCCAATCATCTCGTTTTCTTCGACCGTCAGTCCGGTCAGGTATGTGAAGTGCTTGTTAGGGATCACCAGCAGGTGCACCGGCGCCTTGGGAGCAATGTCTTTAATGATGAAACATTGCTCGTCCGTGTACACAATATCACTCTTGATCTCGCCGCTCTTGATCCTGCAGAA includes:
- a CDS encoding histidine triad nucleotide-binding protein, coding for MANDCIFCRIKSGEIKSDIVYTDEQCFIIKDIAPKAPVHLLVIPNKHFTYLTGLTVEENEMIGGMFRAAAETARKQGIDKTGYRLVINQGANSGQQVPHLHLHILAGRQMGMMA
- a CDS encoding HD domain-containing protein, translated to MPQELPGPVRDRLGLLPAGLQEHVDRVRALARELAAAHGVDSGLVDLSAAAHDLARAMTDRDLLLEARRLGLDISEVEEKSPILLHGPIAAVWLSDAGITEERVIQAVRWHTSGIRNMDVVGRVVFLADKLEPHKVARWAALAPLLPIAKESLDEALRGFLDLSIVHHIHQRHAISLETLDLRNSLLTPSRRNP